In Amphiura filiformis chromosome 2, Afil_fr2py, whole genome shotgun sequence, one DNA window encodes the following:
- the LOC140138788 gene encoding uronyl 2-sulfotransferase-like encodes MPIERSKQPVYINVIRDPLARMVSMYYFLRFGDGRISHSWLKQHHAWILPEHVNMTFDECVLQELNECVSPVKLSTQISFFCGAHPGCSEPSEWSLQQAKKHIEEEYLFVGINDDYESTVTILERLAPDLFHGLVAEFMNPPTDFEL; translated from the exons ATGCCGATTGAGAG ATCGAAGCAACCAGTCTACATCAATGTTATACGAGATCCTCTGGCAAGAATGGTATCTATGTACTACTTTTTGCGATTTGGAGATGGGCGAATATCTCACAGCTGGTTAAAGCAACATCATGCTTGGATCCTGCCTGAACATGTTAATATG ACTTTCGATGAGTGCGTTTTACAAGAACTTAATGAATGTGTGTCACCGGTGAAACTGTctactcaaatttcatttttctgtGGTGCTCATCCAGGTTGCAG TGAACCGTCAGAATGGTCATTGCAGCAAGCTAAGAAGCATATAGAAGAAGAGTATTTATTTGTTGGCATCAATGACGATTATGAGTCTACAGTCACGATATTAGAAAGATTAGCTCCTGATTTATTTCACGGACTTGTGGCAGAGTTTATGAATCCACCCACAG ATTTCGAGCTGTGA